In Quercus lobata isolate SW786 chromosome 12, ValleyOak3.0 Primary Assembly, whole genome shotgun sequence, a genomic segment contains:
- the LOC115971992 gene encoding protein GLUTAMINE DUMPER 5-like: protein MRTIARVSSTTTAETSIVSPTPSMSVMQTQAQRSPWHSPVPYLFGGLAAMLGLIAFALLILACSYWKLAGQLDEREGGQERDLENGDEKEAGDSESKAVKVFEERFLVIMAGDEKPTFLATPMYSKAASFGDGVNVKGEKKDGDNKAENCETMKKELSDHEQATTEETRESPENQETQDHNQ from the coding sequence atgagaaccaTTGCCAGAGTTAGCTCAACAACAACAGCAGAGACTTCAATAGTGTCACCAACACCATCCATGTCAGTGATGCAGACACAAGCACAGCGGTCTCCGTGGCACTCTCCGGTGCCATACCTCTTCGGAGGCCTTGCAGCGATGCTGGGTCTGATAGCGTTTGCGCTTTTGATCTTGGCTTGCTCTTATTGGAAGCTTGCAGGTCAATTGGATGAGAGGGAAGGAGGACAAGAGAGAGACTTGGAGAATGGTGATGAAAAAGAGGCAGGTGATTCTGAAAGCAAGGCAGTGAAGGTGTTCGAAGAGAGATTCTTGGTGATTATGGCTGGAGATGAGAAGCCAACTTTCTTGGCCACACCTATGTATTCCAAAGCTGCTTCTTTTGGTGATGGAGTTAACGTTAAGGGTGAGAAAAAAGATGGGGACAACAAGGCTGAGAATTGTGAGACAATGAAAAAGGAGTTGAGTGACCATGAACAAGCTACCACTGAAGAAACTAGAGAGTCCCCAGAGAACCAAGAAACCCAAGATCACAACCAGTGA